A portion of the Sulfuricurvum kujiense DSM 16994 genome contains these proteins:
- a CDS encoding DUF6781 family protein — MNLETLKRDIKTRYRSYAGQDIDSKVASVADALNSEWSMSTQGLSLQELKTLASAMLEEEGQTLHDELEDLIAQKERLERQIIRKGEELQHLKYSLFDSLEKHIGNSDEMLEKLHQVKLQSVDLLDILEEITESAIITTLEKGSDIEDTLHEIIKDITFETLNANVLNAVRIRRILASILQSAINVAEATPNQSNTIFRGTLLGIRSALIKSIEKFHQYLLYVPEEVKALYRDEYKTIETELDRIDTLFTQVLNSLKSHNSHSIVENLERISNEIYAQSDELTNLSKETVELLRNRLSKIKRGVTMQGTKLLNSKSAQEAKAMGVRAWSVAKSAMEGAIKGAKDAMEKK, encoded by the coding sequence ATGAATTTAGAAACTCTAAAACGCGATATTAAAACGCGATATCGAAGTTATGCAGGACAGGATATCGATTCCAAAGTCGCATCGGTCGCTGATGCCCTTAACTCTGAGTGGTCGATGAGCACTCAAGGGCTCTCACTCCAAGAGCTTAAAACCCTTGCCAGCGCTATGCTCGAAGAGGAAGGACAGACTCTTCATGACGAGCTTGAAGATTTAATCGCCCAAAAAGAGCGTTTAGAGCGCCAAATCATACGCAAAGGCGAAGAGCTGCAGCATCTTAAATATTCTCTTTTTGACTCTCTTGAAAAGCATATCGGGAACTCGGATGAGATGCTTGAAAAACTCCATCAAGTCAAACTTCAATCGGTTGATCTTCTCGACATCCTTGAAGAAATTACGGAAAGTGCCATTATTACAACCCTTGAAAAAGGGTCCGATATCGAGGATACCCTGCATGAGATTATCAAAGATATTACCTTCGAAACACTCAATGCCAATGTTCTCAACGCCGTCCGTATCCGTCGCATCTTGGCCAGTATCCTGCAAAGTGCCATCAATGTCGCCGAAGCGACGCCCAATCAGTCAAATACAATTTTCCGCGGAACATTGCTGGGAATCCGCAGCGCACTGATCAAATCGATCGAAAAATTCCATCAGTATCTTCTCTACGTTCCCGAAGAGGTAAAAGCACTTTATCGTGACGAGTACAAAACGATCGAAACCGAACTAGACCGTATCGATACCCTCTTTACGCAGGTTCTCAATTCGCTAAAGAGCCACAACTCACACTCCATTGTCGAGAATCTTGAGCGGATCAGCAATGAGATCTACGCCCAATCCGATGAACTCACCAATCTCTCAAAAGAGACCGTTGAACTGCTTCGAAACCGCCTCTCTAAAATCAAACGCGGTGTTACAATGCAAGGAACAAAGCTATTGAACTCAAAATCGGCTCAAGAAGCCAAAGCGATGGGTGTACGCGCTTGGAGTGTCGCCAAATCGGCTATGGAAGGGGCGATAAAAGGGGCAAAAGACGCTATGGAGAAAAAATAA
- a CDS encoding 4Fe-4S binding protein, with the protein MGNMNFIQKSNLFSFTGTRCLRNEYFHNDCRICIDLCPKGAFHIIRNKLTLFENECVECAGCIGSCPTEALEIESFDPNGFAASYQYQKELTLSCKVSTPCLGVFDVEHYTVMALRGDKSVTCDMSHCAGCILNENGKLEQSIRSKIDTANDLLEKIQSAHRIETIEEKEEQADRRALFRKGFEKIKESVANESQAHVAMTTAHHQLPDMRMPLKRVMLKNSLKEIVGNLETTAFSENSPLFFNKQIDFQTCTNCGECTQFCPTDALFPTSDKQGIYFSQGKCIGCGICEDICKPKAIKAKEGFDLVSIAFDRAEQLVHYEMVMCHECRCPFPYKGGEPICDRCESYTKQFSTMFTLAKDL; encoded by the coding sequence ATGGGTAATATGAACTTTATTCAAAAGAGCAATCTTTTCTCTTTTACGGGAACACGCTGTCTAAGAAACGAGTATTTTCACAATGATTGCCGTATTTGTATCGATTTATGTCCAAAAGGTGCCTTTCACATTATCCGGAATAAACTCACATTGTTTGAGAACGAGTGTGTTGAGTGCGCGGGATGTATCGGAAGTTGTCCGACTGAAGCTTTGGAGATAGAGAGCTTTGATCCCAACGGATTTGCCGCGTCGTATCAATATCAAAAAGAGTTGACCCTTTCATGTAAAGTATCCACGCCGTGTTTGGGTGTATTTGACGTAGAACATTATACGGTTATGGCACTTCGAGGCGATAAGAGCGTAACGTGTGATATGAGCCATTGTGCGGGGTGCATTCTGAATGAAAACGGCAAATTAGAACAATCGATCCGTTCGAAAATCGATACGGCGAATGATCTTTTGGAAAAAATCCAAAGCGCTCATCGCATCGAGACCATAGAAGAAAAAGAGGAACAAGCCGATCGGCGCGCCCTCTTTCGAAAAGGGTTTGAAAAAATTAAAGAGTCGGTTGCCAACGAATCGCAAGCACACGTTGCTATGACGACGGCACACCATCAGCTCCCGGATATGAGAATGCCGCTAAAGCGGGTAATGCTCAAAAATTCCCTCAAAGAGATTGTCGGGAATCTGGAGACGACAGCGTTTAGCGAAAACAGTCCCCTTTTTTTTAACAAACAAATCGATTTTCAAACCTGTACAAACTGCGGTGAGTGTACACAGTTTTGTCCGACCGATGCGCTCTTTCCAACGTCGGATAAACAAGGAATATATTTTAGTCAAGGAAAATGTATCGGATGCGGTATCTGTGAAGATATATGCAAACCAAAAGCGATTAAAGCCAAAGAGGGATTCGATTTGGTGAGTATCGCATTTGATAGAGCAGAGCAGCTAGTCCATTATGAAATGGTGATGTGTCATGAATGCCGCTGCCCATTCCCGTATAAGGGGGGAGAGCCGATCTGCGACCGGTGTGAGAGCTATACAAAACAGTTTAGCACTATGTTCACTTTGGCCAAAGATTTATAG
- a CDS encoding TorD/DmsD family molecular chaperone — protein MNNEYRLYIYAFLSRVMSNIPDRRFIHDLKNNESLLEIIGEETYQWVKESDEDALYEALNIDYSSMYILNTQPVESFVLDAKNETLVGLQNPVMAFYFTHGFEVNMDQTDIMAPDHLGIEFAFMQTLIYRNELKPQLEFLDQHLFPWVVPYMMGMKSMAETPFYRDMCDFIIEFLSADYEYLSAGNANG, from the coding sequence ATGAACAACGAATACCGTCTTTATATCTATGCTTTTTTGTCACGTGTTATGAGCAATATACCTGACCGTCGCTTTATCCATGACCTCAAAAACAATGAGTCGCTTTTGGAGATTATCGGTGAAGAGACATATCAATGGGTCAAAGAGAGCGATGAAGATGCGCTTTATGAGGCACTGAATATCGACTATTCATCCATGTATATCCTCAATACGCAACCGGTCGAATCGTTTGTCCTCGATGCTAAAAACGAGACGCTGGTCGGGCTGCAAAACCCGGTAATGGCTTTTTATTTTACCCACGGTTTTGAAGTCAATATGGATCAAACGGACATTATGGCGCCGGATCATTTGGGAATTGAGTTTGCGTTTATGCAAACACTGATTTATCGTAATGAACTCAAGCCGCAGTTGGAGTTTTTGGATCAGCATCTATTTCCATGGGTCGTGCCGTATATGATGGGTATGAAAAGTATGGCGGAGACACCGTTTTACAGAGATATGTGCGATTTTATTATCGAATTTTTAAGTGCCGATTACGAGTATCTCTCAGCAGGAAATGCCAATGGGTAA
- a CDS encoding ethylbenzene dehydrogenase-related protein: MKKLLTTILSLGVAASAALAGDLSLTAVKVSDKLDTVSADSALWSKAKFSTVDLYPQTAIEFNDKEAIEANKANKGKKVQVAALHNGSEIAVLVKWADGSKNVQGIKCTDTYSDGFALQFAGSTKKAQPLPYIGMGSEGRPVVVHLQKATEKVYEPNGNKDVSTQINRQQTGVFGKELAEYDAKVASLANTDFERVFVGEGFRSLTEIKDKSVKSNASMKYENKGWTGTLVRPLKDDYISASGTLPVAIAVWDGAKHGRNGLKLLSSWVAINLEGSKANNAVVAEATEVSKGDAVKGKLAAETNGCAGCHQIDKSAPAGTMAPSLVNIGGYSTAAYLRESILKPSAVVVPGYNRNAHANTPWYTIEKGKRVSTMTDYSFLDKGTVDDIVAYLKTLKVEVE, encoded by the coding sequence ATGAAAAAGCTTCTAACAACTATTCTTTCATTGGGTGTTGCCGCTTCTGCGGCACTGGCGGGTGATTTGAGCCTTACAGCGGTAAAAGTGAGTGATAAACTCGATACCGTGAGTGCAGATTCTGCCCTTTGGAGCAAAGCAAAGTTTTCAACGGTTGATTTGTATCCGCAAACCGCTATCGAATTTAATGACAAAGAGGCGATTGAAGCCAATAAAGCGAACAAAGGGAAAAAAGTCCAAGTTGCGGCTCTTCACAACGGAAGCGAAATCGCTGTTCTTGTCAAATGGGCTGACGGCAGCAAAAATGTTCAAGGGATCAAATGTACCGATACCTACAGTGACGGATTTGCACTTCAGTTCGCCGGTTCGACTAAAAAAGCTCAGCCTCTTCCGTATATCGGTATGGGGTCTGAGGGGCGTCCGGTAGTCGTTCATCTTCAAAAAGCGACTGAAAAAGTGTATGAACCAAACGGAAACAAAGATGTTTCTACCCAAATCAACCGTCAACAAACGGGTGTTTTCGGTAAAGAATTGGCTGAGTATGATGCAAAAGTCGCTTCTTTGGCAAATACCGATTTTGAGCGTGTATTCGTGGGTGAAGGGTTCCGTTCATTGACGGAAATCAAAGACAAATCGGTTAAATCGAACGCATCGATGAAGTATGAAAACAAAGGCTGGACCGGTACGCTTGTCCGTCCTTTAAAAGATGATTATATCTCTGCATCAGGAACACTACCGGTTGCAATCGCAGTTTGGGACGGTGCTAAGCACGGACGTAACGGATTGAAACTTCTCTCTTCATGGGTTGCGATCAACCTTGAAGGCTCAAAAGCAAACAATGCCGTTGTTGCTGAAGCGACAGAAGTATCTAAGGGAGATGCGGTAAAAGGTAAGCTGGCAGCTGAGACAAACGGATGTGCCGGATGTCACCAAATAGATAAATCAGCTCCTGCCGGGACTATGGCTCCATCGCTTGTAAATATCGGCGGCTATTCAACCGCTGCATATTTGCGGGAGTCAATCTTAAAACCGTCTGCGGTTGTTGTGCCAGGTTACAATCGTAATGCGCATGCCAATACACCGTGGTATACTATTGAAAAAGGGAAACGTGTTTCTACGATGACCGATTACAGTTTCTTGGATAAAGGGACGGTTGATGATATCGTAGCGTACCTCAAAACCCTAAAAGTGGAGGTAGAATAA
- a CDS encoding 4Fe-4S dicluster domain-containing protein, producing MSKRQLAMVMDLNKCIGCQTCTVACKTQWTNRNGREYMYWNNVETYPGTGYPKNWMELGGGFDAAGDLQPGVIPNLEADYGVPWDYNYESLMGGMADSNTFHPHVSPTWGPNWDEDQGAGAFPQDNYFFYLPRICNHCTNPGCLSACPRDAIFKREEDGVVLVDLDRCQGYRYCIAGCPYKKIYFNPKISKSEKCILCFPRIEQGLPPACAQQCVGRIRFVGFLDDEESQVYKLVHKYKVAIGLRSDYGTQPNVYYIPPTESPAKFDAEGKIIEGSTRLPIEELEKLFGPAVHDSIKTLKAEMKKRKETGVSELMDLLIAYQHSDMFRLDNNYYQQVAKENKRNPLAPVDTRYIAGKFTKAGGHH from the coding sequence ATGTCTAAAAGACAATTAGCAATGGTAATGGACCTGAACAAATGTATCGGGTGCCAAACATGTACCGTAGCATGTAAAACGCAATGGACGAACCGTAACGGTCGTGAATATATGTATTGGAATAATGTCGAGACCTATCCGGGTACCGGCTATCCAAAAAACTGGATGGAGCTTGGCGGCGGATTTGACGCGGCAGGCGACCTTCAGCCGGGTGTCATCCCTAACCTCGAAGCCGATTACGGGGTACCTTGGGATTACAACTATGAATCGTTGATGGGCGGTATGGCTGATAGCAATACTTTTCATCCGCATGTTTCTCCGACATGGGGACCGAACTGGGATGAAGACCAAGGTGCCGGAGCATTCCCACAAGACAACTATTTCTTCTACTTGCCGCGTATTTGTAACCACTGTACAAATCCGGGATGTTTGAGTGCGTGTCCGCGGGATGCGATCTTCAAACGTGAAGAAGACGGGGTTGTATTGGTCGATTTGGATCGCTGTCAAGGTTACCGCTATTGTATCGCGGGATGTCCTTACAAAAAAATCTATTTCAATCCGAAAATCTCTAAATCAGAGAAATGTATCCTTTGTTTCCCACGTATCGAGCAGGGCTTACCGCCGGCATGTGCTCAACAATGTGTCGGACGTATCCGCTTTGTAGGTTTCTTGGATGATGAAGAATCACAAGTATACAAATTGGTACACAAATATAAAGTAGCCATCGGTCTTCGTTCAGATTACGGAACACAGCCGAATGTATACTATATCCCTCCGACCGAATCTCCTGCAAAATTTGACGCAGAAGGGAAAATTATCGAAGGTTCAACCCGTCTTCCGATTGAAGAGCTTGAAAAATTGTTCGGTCCGGCCGTACATGATTCTATCAAAACGCTTAAAGCGGAGATGAAAAAACGTAAAGAAACCGGGGTGAGTGAATTAATGGATCTATTGATCGCGTATCAGCACTCCGATATGTTCCGTTTGGACAACAACTACTATCAGCAAGTAGCGAAAGAGAATAAACGAAACCCATTGGCTCCGGTCGATACACGTTATATCGCAGGTAAGTTTACTAAAGCTGGAGGACACCACTAA
- a CDS encoding molybdopterin-dependent oxidoreductase, with protein sequence MTKVMNNQRRDFLKVSGMTAALVASQGSLFAKTNVISVENGKENYPNTNYTEDMYRNEFGFTYGKKEEHGFAYHCVNCQGNCAWEVWSNNGVVTRENQSARYPVINAKIPDFNPRGCNKGVQHSQVMYQKDRILYPMVRVGERGEGKWKRVSWDEAAERVCQEIFDCMTDPERGPDKLMVHAGTGLLTEGRRGAPLRFSTQLGAIRIYPSSYLGDMFSGAAIAYGEGNVGCTWDFMYNVDTAVMWGGNPSVSRIPDAHFVWEGKYNGAKIIVITPEFNATAKSADLWIPIKAGSDNILAMGVINVILNEKLYKPEFMKTFTDLPFLVDVKTQKMIRRSEMEHAANDEDHYKFEEEFYCMNKATGKVALMPGTEGSKIKSLRLDEQGIEPELEGTWTITDMHGDKRTVTTVFEMLKKSAAKFAPEAIKDVTGVHPDTTRQLARDIALPKVVEITTGFSLNKYFNGVMSIWNISSICGLTGRMGPYGGLNTENEFTLSGLGVLAGFSGKYNARFGSGFVGEFVFGDGMKTFDQYFGDEDVKRAQNGMSKKEYMAVLEEMLGQGKNNTKNLEAHHGNVNKPWWQPDCALIVADSKFRRNKGSEYRKAFLNKTKFYGYVDYRMSEAAQFADVLLPAKSHYEVYDLRTSPGYHRFTNLAQPVANIKNVGEAMDEWSMFTFLAKKMEELANRPENIGKAKVKDHPKYAKPGFHDLTIFHKEYTNTDPESEGAGENYLGTDKMAVQAALEKCEQYEPWTMEKMYKVGGFLLINEKAAKSSPLYSDRPYSSMEFHLYKFERLETLSGRQTFYVDHDMYIKMGAATNTGMEGIRPQSKDYPYVFMTPHARWSIHSNYKTSRTLLRLQRGVPAIQVNRVVAEAKGIKDGDTIRIYNALGEFYAMAKLSSSAPADGLVLEHGWEPYMYLKNKGHNEVVPTSLNLLEMADGWGHLKFGGLWDGNQYAYDGAVNYEKAKDVQY encoded by the coding sequence ATGACAAAAGTAATGAACAATCAACGCCGCGACTTCTTGAAAGTTTCGGGGATGACGGCAGCGCTAGTAGCTTCACAAGGCTCACTATTCGCTAAGACTAATGTGATCTCGGTAGAAAACGGTAAAGAGAATTATCCTAATACCAACTATACTGAAGATATGTACCGCAACGAATTCGGCTTTACGTACGGTAAAAAAGAGGAACACGGTTTCGCATACCACTGTGTAAACTGTCAAGGTAACTGTGCGTGGGAAGTTTGGTCAAACAACGGTGTAGTTACTCGTGAAAACCAATCGGCACGCTATCCGGTAATCAATGCTAAAATTCCTGACTTCAATCCGCGCGGATGTAACAAAGGGGTTCAGCACTCACAAGTGATGTACCAAAAAGACCGTATCCTTTACCCGATGGTTCGTGTCGGTGAACGCGGTGAAGGTAAATGGAAACGTGTTAGCTGGGACGAAGCGGCAGAGCGTGTATGTCAAGAGATTTTCGATTGTATGACCGATCCTGAACGCGGTCCGGATAAATTGATGGTTCACGCGGGAACAGGTCTTTTGACTGAAGGTCGCCGTGGAGCGCCGTTACGTTTCTCGACTCAACTCGGTGCAATTCGTATTTATCCGTCTTCTTACCTCGGGGATATGTTCTCAGGTGCGGCGATCGCATACGGTGAAGGTAACGTCGGTTGTACATGGGATTTCATGTATAACGTCGATACTGCGGTTATGTGGGGTGGAAATCCGTCGGTTTCACGTATTCCGGATGCTCACTTCGTATGGGAAGGGAAATATAACGGAGCAAAAATTATCGTTATTACCCCTGAATTCAATGCGACGGCTAAATCTGCCGACCTTTGGATACCAATCAAAGCAGGCTCGGACAATATCCTTGCAATGGGTGTTATCAACGTCATCTTGAACGAAAAACTCTACAAACCTGAGTTTATGAAAACATTTACCGACCTTCCGTTCTTGGTCGATGTAAAAACACAAAAAATGATCCGCCGCTCTGAAATGGAACACGCGGCAAATGATGAAGATCATTATAAATTTGAAGAAGAGTTCTATTGTATGAATAAAGCGACCGGAAAAGTCGCTTTGATGCCGGGTACAGAGGGATCTAAAATCAAATCGTTGCGTCTTGACGAGCAAGGGATTGAACCTGAACTCGAAGGAACGTGGACGATTACCGATATGCACGGTGACAAACGTACCGTAACGACCGTATTTGAAATGCTTAAAAAATCAGCGGCAAAATTTGCCCCTGAAGCGATTAAAGACGTAACGGGCGTTCATCCGGATACAACACGTCAATTGGCACGCGATATCGCATTGCCGAAAGTTGTTGAGATCACAACCGGATTCTCATTGAATAAATACTTCAATGGTGTTATGTCAATTTGGAACATCTCATCTATCTGCGGATTGACAGGGCGTATGGGACCATACGGCGGATTGAACACGGAAAATGAATTTACCCTCTCAGGTCTCGGTGTTCTTGCCGGATTCAGCGGTAAATACAATGCTCGTTTCGGATCAGGTTTTGTCGGTGAGTTCGTATTCGGCGACGGAATGAAAACATTCGACCAATATTTCGGTGACGAAGATGTTAAACGTGCTCAAAACGGTATGTCCAAAAAAGAGTATATGGCCGTTCTCGAAGAGATGCTAGGTCAAGGCAAAAACAATACGAAAAACTTGGAAGCACATCACGGTAATGTCAATAAACCGTGGTGGCAACCGGATTGTGCTCTTATCGTAGCGGACTCTAAATTCCGCCGTAATAAGGGATCTGAATACCGTAAAGCGTTCTTGAATAAAACGAAATTCTACGGATATGTGGATTATCGTATGTCTGAAGCGGCACAATTTGCCGACGTATTGCTACCGGCAAAATCACACTATGAAGTTTATGACTTACGTACAAGTCCTGGTTACCACCGTTTTACCAACTTGGCTCAGCCGGTTGCAAACATTAAAAATGTCGGTGAAGCGATGGATGAGTGGTCAATGTTTACATTCCTTGCTAAAAAAATGGAAGAGTTGGCAAACCGACCGGAAAATATTGGAAAAGCAAAAGTAAAAGATCATCCGAAATATGCGAAACCGGGTTTCCATGACTTGACGATTTTCCACAAAGAGTACACCAATACTGACCCAGAATCTGAGGGTGCGGGTGAAAACTATCTTGGCACCGATAAAATGGCGGTACAAGCTGCATTGGAGAAATGTGAGCAGTATGAGCCGTGGACAATGGAAAAAATGTACAAAGTGGGCGGATTCTTGCTGATCAATGAAAAAGCGGCGAAATCTTCTCCGTTGTATTCAGACCGTCCGTACAGTTCAATGGAGTTCCACCTCTATAAATTCGAGCGCCTTGAAACACTCTCGGGTCGTCAAACATTCTATGTTGACCACGATATGTACATCAAAATGGGCGCGGCAACGAATACAGGTATGGAAGGGATCCGTCCTCAGTCTAAAGACTATCCGTACGTATTTATGACACCGCATGCTCGTTGGTCTATCCACTCGAACTACAAAACGTCACGTACATTGCTCCGCTTGCAGCGTGGTGTACCTGCGATTCAGGTAAACCGTGTGGTTGCCGAAGCAAAAGGGATCAAAGACGGTGATACTATCCGTATTTATAACGCTTTGGGTGAATTTTATGCAATGGCGAAACTCTCATCTTCCGCACCGGCTGACGGTTTGGTATTGGAACACGGATGGGAACCGTACATGTATTTGAAAAACAAAGGGCACAATGAAGTTGTACCGACATCATTGAATCTTCTTGAAATGGCAGACGGTTGGGGTCACCTTAAATTTGGTGGTCTGTGGGACGGTAATCAGTACGCTTATGATGGCGCCGTGAATTACGAAAAAGCAAAAGACGTACAGTATTAA
- a CDS encoding sulfurtransferase: MNRLLKTLCVAASLSASTILMAADGYKNNSILISAEEAVKLVGNPKVMFVSGDNEDIYKLGHIKGSVEMYAHHLHHSDIDGEMHCAPLYRCIDDAEQTIGKKGISNDMMVIAYDDFKGPNATGVYSFFDSYGHKNVKVLNGGRAAMMAIDPAQKEYDALNKDLKAAKKVAKESKEALKKEGADKAALEAAIKKADEDAKALQEKMAIVEKRLLVVKGDEVVAPKKYKIDPKKIKYSVIADKNEVKHAMEDILKNGKNSKYVIIDSRGIAEIIGERKMDNVARGGHVPGATFIEWSQISDADKKLSFRSAEELQKVYDNYGITKDKTIYAYCHVGAGRSSEHITALQLLGYKNVKVFTGSWDVWGNDMNLPIKR, encoded by the coding sequence ATGAACAGATTGCTAAAAACACTATGTGTTGCGGCATCACTGTCGGCATCGACCATCTTAATGGCTGCTGATGGGTATAAGAATAATTCAATTCTTATTTCTGCCGAAGAAGCGGTCAAGCTGGTTGGCAATCCAAAAGTGATGTTCGTATCAGGTGATAACGAAGATATTTATAAACTCGGTCATATTAAAGGGTCGGTAGAGATGTATGCTCACCACCTTCACCATTCAGATATCGATGGTGAAATGCATTGTGCACCATTGTACCGCTGTATTGACGATGCCGAACAAACAATCGGTAAAAAAGGGATCAGCAACGATATGATGGTTATCGCATACGATGACTTTAAAGGTCCGAATGCGACGGGTGTTTACTCGTTTTTTGACAGTTACGGCCACAAGAACGTCAAAGTTCTAAACGGCGGACGTGCAGCTATGATGGCAATCGACCCGGCTCAAAAAGAGTACGATGCGTTGAATAAAGATCTTAAAGCCGCTAAAAAAGTAGCAAAAGAATCGAAAGAGGCACTTAAAAAAGAGGGCGCTGATAAAGCGGCGTTGGAAGCGGCCATTAAAAAAGCAGATGAAGATGCAAAAGCGCTTCAAGAAAAAATGGCAATCGTTGAAAAACGTCTCCTTGTTGTCAAAGGGGATGAGGTTGTAGCACCTAAAAAGTATAAAATTGACCCTAAAAAAATCAAATACAGCGTAATTGCGGATAAAAATGAAGTGAAGCACGCTATGGAAGATATTCTCAAAAACGGGAAAAATTCTAAATACGTTATCATTGATTCACGGGGTATCGCTGAGATCATCGGTGAACGTAAAATGGATAACGTCGCGCGCGGCGGTCACGTACCGGGAGCTACCTTTATCGAGTGGAGTCAAATCTCTGATGCCGATAAAAAACTCTCTTTCCGTTCAGCGGAAGAACTTCAAAAAGTGTACGACAACTACGGAATCACAAAAGACAAAACAATTTATGCGTACTGCCACGTAGGTGCGGGACGAAGCTCGGAACACATCACTGCGCTTCAATTGTTGGGTTACAAAAACGTCAAAGTCTTCACAGGAAGCTGGGATGTTTGGGGTAACGATATGAACCTTCCGATTAAACGATAA
- a CDS encoding Mrp/NBP35 family ATP-binding protein, with protein MNTKKLLEALNALPYPGLSRTLGELKLISTVKVVDNSASIELLTVSDDSYLTVKSAIETAFEKEFTALNITKKALVQKDTNYGNSAAPNNRAPYAANVIAVTSGKGGVGKSTVSVNLAIALAQKGYRVGILDADVYGPNVPRLTNTDLEKIKWNDDNQIVPSENYGIKIMSVALTTPTSDTPLVWRSSVAVSALIQFLEDVAWGELDFLVIDMPPGTGDIQLTMAQELPISAGVIVTTPQLVASDDVSRAIRMFQDIHVPMAGLVENMSYFVAPDTGTRYNIFGSGGGERLAERYNIPLLGQIPLNMDIREGSDNGEPPVVLGNNTLKSYYKEIVENMLKAVKFKV; from the coding sequence ATGAACACTAAAAAATTGCTTGAAGCTCTAAATGCACTCCCCTACCCCGGCCTCAGTCGTACATTGGGAGAACTTAAACTCATTTCAACCGTAAAAGTCGTAGATAATAGTGCATCTATCGAACTTCTTACTGTCAGTGACGATTCCTATTTGACGGTAAAATCTGCCATTGAAACCGCTTTTGAAAAAGAGTTTACTGCACTTAATATCACCAAAAAAGCGCTCGTCCAAAAAGATACCAACTACGGCAACAGTGCCGCACCGAATAACCGTGCACCCTATGCCGCAAACGTTATCGCCGTTACCAGCGGTAAAGGGGGAGTCGGTAAAAGTACAGTCAGCGTCAATCTGGCCATCGCTCTCGCACAGAAAGGGTATCGTGTAGGAATTTTGGATGCCGATGTTTACGGCCCCAATGTACCGCGTCTGACCAATACCGACTTGGAAAAAATCAAATGGAATGATGACAACCAAATCGTACCGAGTGAGAATTACGGTATTAAAATCATGAGCGTCGCACTCACTACACCTACTTCCGATACCCCACTCGTGTGGCGCTCGTCGGTTGCCGTGTCGGCATTGATCCAATTTTTGGAAGACGTGGCATGGGGAGAACTTGATTTCCTCGTCATCGATATGCCTCCGGGAACCGGCGACATCCAGCTCACTATGGCGCAAGAGCTCCCGATCAGTGCGGGCGTCATCGTGACAACACCTCAACTGGTCGCCAGTGATGACGTCAGCCGAGCCATTCGGATGTTTCAGGATATTCATGTCCCGATGGCAGGATTGGTAGAGAATATGAGCTATTTCGTCGCCCCCGACACCGGAACCCGTTATAATATTTTCGGCAGCGGCGGCGGAGAGCGATTGGCGGAGCGTTATAACATCCCGTTACTGGGTCAAATCCCTTTAAATATGGATATTCGCGAAGGGAGCGATAACGGTGAGCCTCCGGTTGTTTTGGGCAATAATACGTTAAAAAGCTATTATAAAGAGATCGTAGAAAATATGCTAAAAGCGGTGAAGTTTAAAGTTTAG